The window aacaacaaaaactgttttcagttaaatttaatgaaaattaaaCTTTACAGGATTGTTGAATAAATCTAAATGCAGGAAACAATCTGCTGGatcaatatttactgtatttattgatcATCTTGTTGTGATTAAAGGGACTTCCTGTCTTTCAGTCAGTCACTGGGTCTTCTTCAGCAGACAGATGATCTTGGTGAACTTCAGTCTGGTGGCGATGTCCAGCGGCGTCTCTCCGTCCTGCAACAGAACACACGGAGCGTCAGGATTGGTCAGATCTCCGGCGGGAGGCGTGACGTCGTTCATACGTACGTTGTTCTTGACGTCGGCGGCGGCgtttctgtgcagcagcagaggaaccAGACGATGACTTTTCCTCTGACACACGTAGTGAAGAGCCGTGTTTCCTTTCTgcacaggaaacagaaaacatcatcatcatcatcatcatcatcgtcatcatcatcatcatcatcatcgtcatcgtcatcatcgtcatcatcatcatcatcgtcatcgtcatcatcatcatcgtcagaGAAacgtgatgatgtcagagtatatgtgatgatgtcagagtgcatgtgatgatgtcagagtgcatgtgatgatgtcagagtacatgtgatgatgtcagagtgcatgtgatgatgtcagagtacgtgtgatgatgtcagagtatatgtgatgatgtcagagtacgtgtgatgatgtcagagtatatgtgatgatgtcagagtgcatgtgatgatgtcagagtgcatgtgatgatgtcagagtacatgtgatgatgtcagagtatatgtgatgatgtcagagtgcatgtgatgatgtcagagtgcatgtgatgatgtcagagtatatgtgatgatgtcagagtacatgtgatgatgtcagagttTTGTGACTCACGTAGTCGACAGCGTCGACGTTGACGCTGCTGctcagcagctcctccatcacAGCTGCGTGCTCCCTCTGCTTCtgtaactacacacacacacacacttcagtctgctgtgatgtcatcctGAAAGaggctgctgattggctgagtgaGGTGTACGTGTGTACCATGAGGAAGTATCCCAGCAGCAGGATGGGCATCAGGACGCAGATCATCAGATAATCCAACGCAGAGAACGTCTTCTTGGAGACGTAGTGAAGACACGTCCTCTGcttctgagagacagacaggtgagagacagacaggtgagagacagacaggcaggtgagagacagacaggtgagagacagacagacaggtgagagacagacaggcaggtgagagacagacaggtagatgTTATTACTCTTCATGAACCATCACTGACAgaaacatgatgacatcatcaggtaAAAGTACCTTATTGGTCAGGTGGACGTCGGCCTGGTTTTCCAGCAGGTAGTGTATTGCCCTCCGGTTGCCTTGGCGACAGGCGGCGATGAGGGGCGTGTCTCCGGTGTGTTCCTCCTTCACGTTCAGGAGCTTCGGGTTGTTCGTCAGCAGCTCGTACAGCTGATGGACGTCTCCGTCATACGCCGCCTGACAGGCCGGCTGCATACAGGACACTGTTAGCAACGGGCTACATGCTGCACtatgctaacagttagcctcctgtcagtgtttgtgctgagctaggctaaccattccccctgctgtcagtgtttgtgctaagctaggctaacagcttgtcctgctgtcagtgtttgtgctaagctaggctaacagcttgtcctgctgtcagtgtttgtgctaagctaggctaacagcttgtcctgctgtcagtgtttgtgctaagctaggctaacagcttgtcctgctgtcagtgtttgtgctaagctaggctaacggCTTGacctgctgtcagtgtttgtgctaagctaggctaacggTTTGtcctgctgtcagtgtttgtgctaagctaggctaacagcttgtcctgctgtcagtgtttgtgctgagCTAGGCTAACAGCTTGacctgctgtcagtgtttgtgctaagctaggctaacggtt is drawn from Thunnus thynnus chromosome 20, fThuThy2.1, whole genome shotgun sequence and contains these coding sequences:
- the ankrd22 gene encoding ankyrin repeat domain-containing protein 22 isoform X1, encoding MGLVYSEPACQAAYDGDVHQLYELLTNNPKLLNVKEEHTGDTPLIAACRQGNRRAIHYLLENQADVHLTNKKQRTCLHYVSKKTFSALDYLMICVLMPILLLGYFLMLQKQREHAAVMEELLSSSVNVDAVDYKGNTALHYVCQRKSHRLVPLLLHRNAAADVKNNDGETPLDIATRLKFTKIICLLKKTQ
- the ankrd22 gene encoding ankyrin repeat domain-containing protein 22 isoform X2 — encoded protein: MGLVYSEPACQAAYDGDVHQLYELLTNNPKLLNVKEEHTGDTPLIAACRQGNRRAIHYLLENQADVHLTNKQRTCLHYVSKKTFSALDYLMICVLMPILLLGYFLMLQKQREHAAVMEELLSSSVNVDAVDYKGNTALHYVCQRKSHRLVPLLLHRNAAADVKNNDGETPLDIATRLKFTKIICLLKKTQ